The sequence CACGATCAGGAGGACAACCAGCGAATAGGCCGTGATAACGCTCCATGAGCCGTCGAGAGTCGCCACCGTCGTCGCCGTCAAAACCACGAGAATAATTGCGCCCGTATCGGTAGTCTTGGTCAAGTCACGCCGGGAGCGCATCCACGCACCAAACCAGGGTTGCAGAAGCTGCCCGGCGATAAACGGCAACAGCAGTTTGACAAGGATCGAGCCAAACCCGCCGGTATCTGCACCGGGAACACTCATGAAAACTGCAACTAAAACTGGAGTGATAAACATTCCGGCAATATTCGATAGGGTCGCAGCAGCGATTGCAGCACCAACATTACCGTTCGCGATAGACACAAATGTCACCGAAGATTGAACCGTAGACGGCAATAATGACAGGTAAAAAATCCCGCGAGCAAGTTCCGGACCGAGTAGGGGAGACGCAAGCGTCGCAACTCCCCAACCCTCCAACGGAAAAATCACGAACGTCGCAAGCAGAATCGAACCTTGCAGGCGGATATTAGCTAAACCGCTCAGAACCTCGCGAGTAGGCAACCGCATCCCATATAAGAGGAAAACGAGCGCAACTCCAATATCGGCAGCGATTCCAAACCCGTTTGCGACTTCACGTGAAAACGGAATAAACAATCCCGCGCAGAGCGCAAGAATTATCCCGATAATCAGCGGATCTTTGCGCACATTACGCCCACGGGCCGTAAATGACAGTCCACTCAGCTATCTCAACGTTGGCTAAGACGCCAGCTTTGTTGAACGGGTCATCTGCGAGTAGCTCCCGTGCCTTGTTCTCCGATTCGGCGTCGACGACGATCAATGCGCGTCCGCCCGCCATTGGACCGGAAGCCTTGAGAGCGCCCTTATCGAAGAGCATTTTTAAGAACTCACGGTGACGTGGACGTACCTCCGTCGTGAGAGCAGTTTGGGCTGGATCGTATGTATAAATAACAGCAAATGTACTCATGTGTACTATCTTACGTTGTGCTAACCGAAAACTGATATGGAAACGTGTCGGATGTGGTCGGTATTATCGTAGACGTGCATGATTCAATACATATTCAAGGTGCTAGAGAGCATAATCTTCGTAACGTCACGCTGGATATTCCGCGGGACAAGATGGTTGTGTTCACTGGCCTGTCGGGTTCTGGTAAGTCGTCCTTAGCATTCGATACTATTTTTGCCGAGGGCCAACGTCGCTACGTCGAGTCTTTATCAGCGTATGCTCGCCAGTTCTTAGGGCAGATGGATAAGCCTGCTGTTGATTTTATTGAAGGACTCTCACCGGCTGTTTCGATCGATCAGAAATCTACAAATCGTAATCCACGGTCTACCGTTGGAACGATTACCGAAGTATATGATTATTTGCGTTTACTCTATGCCCGTGCAGGTACGCAGTACTGTCCGGTCTGTAATGCGCTGATCGAAGCGCAGTCAGCCGAACAGATTGTCAACCGGCTGCTCGAAGAAGAAGATAAAACCCGGTTGCATATTTTGGCGCCAGTTGTTCGTGGCCGCAAGGGCGAACATCTTGAACTACTTAAACAGCTGCAAACTGATGGATATTCGCGTGCCCGCATTGACGGCACTGTTTATCGTTTAGATGAAGCACCAGCATTAGCTAAAACATATAAGCACGATATCGATGTCGTTGTAGACCGCTTAGCTATTCGCGATGGTATCCGTTCCCGACTGAATGACTCGGTAGAAAATGCGTTACGGTTAGCAAAAGGCGTTGCCGTCGTGGAATTTGTTGATCGCGATGCCGATGACCCAACTCGGGAACGGCGATTCTCTGAGCATCGTGCTTGCCCGAATGATCATCCGTTAGAACTAGAAGAAATAGAGCCCCGCACATTTTCATTTAATGCGCCCTATGGTGCCTGTCCCGAATGCGACGGCATTGGTTTCAAATTGCAAGTAGATCCGGACTTGGTTATCCCAGATGAGGACATTTCGATCGAGGACGGAGCAATCGTTCCATGGTCGGTTACGGCTTCAGCATCGGCACGTGACTACTATCAACGTCAGCTTGCTAGCCTGGCAGAAGATATGGGATTTGAGCTCTCTACACCCTGGAAGAAGCTTCCCAAAGCTGCAAAGGAAGCGATATTGCGGGGCCGGGATTTCAAAGTGAAAATGAAGTACCGGAACCGGTGGGGACGCGAAAAAGTCTACTCCTCGGGATTTGAAGGCGTCTTGAACTATGTCAAGCGCAAGCACAATGAGACTGAATCCGAGTGGTCTAAAGAGCGGTTTGCTGGCTTTATGCGGGAAGTTGCATGCCCTGTCTGCCATGGTGCACGTCTGCGCCCTGAGGTTTTAGCCGTACGAGTTGGAGAACTCAATATCGCCGAGCTCACGGACTTACCGATCGGTGAAGCTCTGGACTACGTTACACATATTGAGCTCTCGGAAAGATCCCAAAAAATTGCGGAACAAGTCTTGCGTGAGGTTATTGAACGGTTAACATTCCTGGTTTCTGTTGGGTTGGACTATCTAACACTATCTCGCGCTGCTGGTACCTTGTCTGGTGGTGAAGCTCAACGAATCCGGCTAGCTACCCAGATTGGCTCTGGGCTCGTTGGTGTACTGTATGTTCTCGACGAACCATCGATCGGGCTGCACCAGCGTGACAATGAAAAATTATTAGAAGCCTTGACTCGATTGCGCGATTTAGGCAATACCCTAATCGTGGTTGAGCACGACGAAGATACCATTCGGCAAGCAGATTGGCTCGTCGATATTGGACCAGGCGCAGGGGAGCACGGCGGTGAGATTGTGTTCTCTGGTGAGCCTGCAGATATTGTGAATGCGGAGCGTTCTATTACTGGTCAGTATTTAACAGGTAAACGCGTTATTGCAGTCCCGCAAGAACGGCGTAAGGTTGATAAAAAGCGCCAGATTACCGTTACCGGAGCACAGGAGAACAATCTTCAGAACGTGACGGTAAAGTTCCCAATTGGCGTGTTTACCGCGGTCACTGGGGTATCTGGGTCGGGCAAGTCATCGCTCGTCAACACAATTTTGTATAAAGTGTTGGCCAATCAGCTCAACCGCGCCCGGTCATTGCCTGGCCGGCACAAGAAAGTCACCGGTTTGGAAGAACTCGATAAGGTCGTGCACGTCGATCAGTCACCGATTGGGCGCTCGCCACGCTCGAATCCTGCTACATACACGGGCATGTGGGATCCGATCCGAAAGCTGTTCGCCGAAACGCAAGAAGCAAAGGTTCGCGGATACGGCCCGGGGCGTTTCTCCTTCAACGTCAAGGGCGGACGCTGCGAAGCTTGCTCTGGTGATGGCACGATTAAGATTGAGATGAACTTCTTGCCCGACGTCTACGTGCCATGCGAAGTTTGCCATGGTGCGCGCTATAACAGCGAAACTCTCCAGGTTCATTACAAAGGTAAGAACGTTGCCGAAGTCCTCGATATGACGATTTCCGAGGCACGTGAGTTCTTCGGTAATGTCACCCGTATAGCAAAATATCTCGACATGCTTGAGCTTGTCGGTTTGGGATACGTCAGGCTAGGTCAGCCGGCCACCACGCTTTCCGGCGGTGAAGCACAGCGCGTGAAGCTCGCATCCGAACTCCATCGTCGTTCAACCGGACGTACCGTCTACGTACTGGATGAGCCAACAACCGGGCTTCATTTCGAAGACGTGCGCAAACTCCTGAGCGTGTTGCAGTCGCTTACTGACAAGGGGAATACGGTTATTGTGATCGAGCACAATCTTGATGTCATCAAATCAGCAGATTGGGTTATTGATCTTGGTCCAGAAGGCGGAAAAGGCGGCGGTTTGGTGATTGCCGAAGGCACTCCAGAAGATGTTGCCGCGGTTCCCGAATCTCACACTGGTCGGTTCTTAAAACCGATCCTCGAATCGGCCACCTCTGAACGATAACAATGGCAGATCCACAGAGCTATCGACCAACGGATATCCCGGCTAACCCTGGGGTTTACCGTTTTATCGACGACGAAGGACGAGTTATTTACGTCGGTAAAGCATCGTCATTGCGTAACCGGCTCAGTAACTATTTCCAGGATCCCGCGCAGCTACATCCACGTACCCGGGCGATGGTGTTTACCGCCGTCGAGGTCAAATGGGTTGTCGTCGGCTCGGAAATCGAGGCGCTAACCCTCGAATACGCCTGGATTAAGGAATTCGCACCACGCTTCAACGTGATGTATCGCGACGATAAATCTTATCCGTATTTAGCCATCACGATGAGCGAACAGTTTCCACGTGTGCTTGTTACCCGTAACGCTCATCGGCGGAAAGACAAGTACTACGGTCCATACACGAAAGTCTGGGCCGTACGCGAAGCCCTCGATCTTCTCTTGCGTGTTTTCCCCATGCGTTCATGTACGAAAGGCGTTTTTAATAGTGCTCATCGAACGGGCCGTCCCTGCCTAAACGGCTACATAGACAAGTGCGCAGCTCCGTGTATTGGACGGATTAGCGAAACAGAGCACCGGCAAATTGCCAAGGATATGATCTCGTTCTTAGACGGCAGTGGCGAAAAACTGATTAAGCAAAAGACTGCTGAGATGAATCAAGCTGCCGCAGATTACGACTTCGAGCGCGCAGCAAGGTTACGAGATGACATCTCGGCTTTGACTACTGTTGCCGAACGCAACACTGTTGTTCTTGAGCATGATGTCGACGCCGATATTTTCGGTTTGGAGTTTGACGAGCTTGAGGCATCAGTTCAAGTGTTTTTCGTTCGTGGCGGGCGGATCCGTGGACAGCGCGGCTGGGTCACCACGGTAGAAGACCTCGGTGAGGCCGAGCTGTTGAATCAGCTGTTATTGCAAGTCTACGGCATGTATGCGGCGTCGCCGTCGTCGTCAAAACGTAGCCAAGCGCGGTCGGTGGACGACGTCGAACACACCGCAACAGATGCGATACCACGTGAGATTTGGGTACCGTCACAACCAACCGATAGTGAAGCACTCACGGCTTGGCTCAGCGAACTGCGTGGAGCTGGAGTGCGTATCCGGACTCCGCAACGCGGGCCCAAAGCACAACTAACTGAAACGGTTCATACCAATGCGGTCCAAGCGCTGCAACGGCATAAAATACAACGCGCTGGTGACATTACGGAACGTTCGCAGGCCCTCGAAGAGCTGCGAGATGGTCTGGAACTTGAGCGTGCTCCGTTACGGATCGAATGTTACGACATCTCGCATACTCAAGGGACCCACCAAGTCGGCTCAATGGTGGTTTTTGAAGATGCGTTAGCGAAAAAATCAGACTACCGGCATTTTATCGTGCGTGGTCCAGACGGTAACGGCGCCCGCGACGATACTGCCGCTATGGACGAAGTTTTACGACGCCGGCTCAGTCGCTTAACTGCTGGTGCACCGGCAGATGATGCCTCAGATGATGAGCCACTGACATCTGGTAACGATGTCACCGACAATAAGCCCCGCAGATTTGCTTACCGTCCTGATTTGATCGTAGTTGATGGTGGCTTGCCACAGGTCAATGCGGCTCAACGAGTAGTCGATGAACTCGGGGCAGACGTCATGATTATTGGGCTGGCAAAGCGACTCGAAGAAATCTGGATACCAGGGGAGGAGTTCCCGGTTATTTTGTCGCGTTCGTCGCCGGCTCTGCGACTGTTGCAATACTTGCGCGACGAGTCTCACCGTTTTGCGATTACTTTCCATCGCAAGAAACGAAGCAAGGCGATGACCAGATCGGCACTTGATGATGTGCCTGGCCTGGGACCGGCAAAGCAGAAAGCATTATTAAAACATTTTGGATCGCTTGCGAAGATTAAGGCAGCCTCACGAGAAGAATTACTTAGGGCACCGGGCATCGGCCCAGCTCTGGCTGATGCGTTGACCTCGCAACTAGCCAAAAATGATCAAGAACTGGCAGGATAGTGATATGGACAACATCAACGACACGGCAAATATTCCCCTTGGCATCATGATTGACGATGCCACAGCTAAGCTCCCGGTAGCTGAGATCCCAGAGATTCTTATTATCACTGGTATGTCTGGCGCAGGCCGCTCAAAAGCTGCTGCGACCCTGGAAGATCTTGGCTGGTATGTCGTTGACAACCTTCCTCCCCGGCTTCTGTCTGCTCTTGCGGGACTAGTGTCACCAACTTCCGGTGTAAGACGTCTGGCCGCTGTGGTTGACGTGCGTTCCCGGGAATTCTTTCAAGAACTTGAAGGCGTTATGGAAACACTTCAAGAACACTCAGTGGATTACCGTATTCTGTTTCTCGATGCTTCCGACCAAGCATTGATTCAACGCTACGAGTCAGTTCGCCGTCCACATCCGTTGCAAGGAGATGGCCGGTTGCTCGACGGCATCGCGCAAGAACGTGAAATACTTGCACCATTGCGCCGTCGTGCCGATACCCTTATCGATACCAGTGATCTCTCAGTTCACGATTTATCGCGCCAAATCCGGAAAGCTGTCGCATCTGTTTCGGATACTGACCCACACGTAACCGTCATGAGCTTCGGCTTCAAGTACGGCTTGCCGATGGATGCCGATCATGTGGCTGACGTACGCTTTTTGCCGAACCCTTATTGGGTAACTGAGTTGCGTAATTTAACCGGCCGTGATGCTCCAGTGCGTGATTTCGTTCTAGGTATTGATGGTGCCAAAGAGTTTGGGACAAAATATGTTGAGCTCATTCACCCAATTTTGGATGGGTATGTTCGTGAGCTGAAACCTTATGTCACGATCGCAATCGGATGCACTGGAGGCAAACACCGCTCCGTCGCTATGACAGAATTCGTATCCGAACAACTTCGTGCTCTCGGCCATTCGGTACGTACCATCCACCGCGATCTAGGACGTGAGTAATGGCAATATACAACGATGGCCCAACACGTGGGCCTAAAGTCGTTGCCCTAGGTGGTGGGCACGGCTTGTATGCAACGCTATCGGCGCTGCGTATTTTAACGCCACGCATTACTGCTGTGGTGACGGTTGCCGATGACGGTGGGTCGTCTGGTCGTATTCGTGAAGAAATGGATGTCCTACCTCCGGGAGATTTACGTATGGCGCTGGCCGCGCTGTGCGATGATACCGAGTGGGGACAAACGTGGCGAGATGTTTTACAGTATCGATTTGAGTCGGAAGGACCCCTGGGCGGGCACGCAGTCGGGAACTTACTCATTGTCGCTACCTGGCATCTGCTGCACGATCAGCTTGACGGACTTGATCTAGTAGGACGACTTTTAGGAATACACGGTCGCGTAGTGCCAATGTCTACTGCTCCACTGCAAATTGAAGCGGACGTTCGTGACGATTCGGGATTGACTACCTGCATTCGTGGACAAGCTGCAGTAGCAAAAGCTCATGCTTGTGTAGAACGTGTGGGGTTACTGCCGTCTAATCCACCTGCTCATCCGGCTGCACTGGAAGCGATCGAAGAAGCCGATTGGATCATTTTCGGTCCAGGATCTTGGTTTACTTCGATTATTCCGCATTTATTAGTGCCCGAAATATATTCGGCATTGTGCCGTACAAAGGCCAAAAAGATCTTGGTCATGAATCTCGCACCAGACGCTGAAACGCCGCACCTGCTGCCCAGCGAACTTATCGCATCTTTTAAGAAGTATGCGCCGGACTTCACGATTGACCGAGTTATCGTTGATCCGACTTCGGCGACCAGCGATACAGCGTTATCGTCACAAGCTTATGGATTAGGCGCAGAACCTTTTTATTATCACGTAGCGAAAAACGGCAATCCGGAAGTTCACGATCCGTTATTCCTAGCAACCGCTTTTCGTGAGGTTATTGATAGTTCTCCGCAATAGCTCCGCAGATAGTGGGTATGCTTGTACCATCAAAAAGTAAGTTTTACTAAGTGTAAAATGCCAGAATTTTTCAATGCTGTTAACGAAAGCAGGGAAGGCGGAACATATGCCAGCTTTGACAACGTTTGTAAAGGACGAAATCTCAGCAGTATATCCAACAAACTTGTCTGCCATGGTGGCTGAGCTATCTACAATGTTTCGGTTTGCTGGTGGTCTGCAGATTAATAGCGGAATTGTGTCTCTCCAAGCTGAGCTGACACACCCCGGTGCTACTCATCATCTCTCAGAGCTAGTGCGACGGGTGTACTCAATTGAGCCCGGTGTCGTAGCAATTAACAAGCCCATGCGACAGGGAAATACGTATTTATTGCGAGTTGTAAATGAGGGGGAGCGGCTAGCACGACGCGCCGGCCTCCTGGATCTTAGAGGTCGCCCAGTTCGTGGTTTAGCTCCACAGATTGTCGGTGGATCGAAAGCTGACGCAGCGGCCGCTTGGCGTGGTGCTTTCTTAGCACGAGGTACATTACTAGAGCCTGGCCGAAATGCTGCTTTAGAAGTTACCTGCCCATCGATGGAAGCGGCGTATGCGATTGGCGGCTTAGCGCGCCGTCTTGACGTGCCGTATCGAGCGCGCGAATCACGAGGTGCTTTCCGTGCAGATATTCGAGAAGGCGACGCTATTTCTACAATGCTCACGAGAATCGGTGCTCATGATGCTGTGCTGAAGTGGGAAGAACTACGCACTGAACGCGAGGTACATGGTCAAGCTAACCGGCTAGCTAATTTTGATGACGCAAATATGCGGCGCAGTGCTGATGCGGCAATCATAGCTGTCATTAGAGTAAAACGAGCATTTGAGATACTCGGTGATGATATTCCTGATAATCTGCGACAAGCCGGTGAATTTAGGATTAAGTATCCCGAAGATTCTTTGAATCTGCTTGGTGAACGACTAACACCACCAGCTACAAAAGATGCAGTAGCCGGGCGGCTGCGCCGCCTCAATACTATGGCAGATAAGCATGCTAGTGAATTAGGAATTCCTTCCACGATGGATGCCGTACGTGAGCAGACAGGTGTCACGGATCGCACACTCTGAGGCGGGCCCAAAGTCACTGGAATATCTACTATTCTGTGAAAACTTTCCAGAAATTTTCCCCTACGCGCGAAGTTACCTAGACAATAGGGGCAGAAAAACTTGTACAATAGAAAAGGATCGAACGCCACGTGTTTGAAAAGAAGGTGCGTTCGTGAGTCAGCGAGTACAGCTCGCTGAAAAATCTACAATGTGTACTTGTGTACACAAGGAGGATACGCAGTGACTATTCGCGTTGCTATTAACGGCTTTGGCCGTATTGGTCGTAACTTTATCCGCGCAGCATACAAGCGTGGAGCTAATTTTGAGGTTGTTGCAGTCAACGATTTGACCGACAACAAGACCCTCGCTCACCTACTTAAGCACGATTCAACTCTCGGCGCTTGGGACCACGAAGTTTCCCACGACGAGGATTCAATCGTTGTTGATGGTCGTAAGATCAAGGCTTTCGCAGAGCGCAACCCTGCTGATCTTCCATGGGGCGAACTCGACATCGACATCGTTATCGAGTCCACCGGTTTCTTCACCGACGCAACCAAGGCTAAGGCACACATCGAAGCTGGTGCTAAGAAGGTTATCATTTCCGCTCCAGCCAAGAACGAAGATGCTACCTTCGTCATGGGTGTTAACCACACCGATTACGATGCAGCAAAGCACAACATCATTTCGAACGCTTCCTGCACCACGAACTGCTTGGCTCCAGTAGCTAAGGTTCTTCAGGAGAAGTTCGGCATTGTCAAGGGTCTCATGACCACCGTTCACGCTTACACCGGTGATCAGCGCATCCTCGATGCTCCTCACTCGGATCTTCGTCGCGCACGCGCAGCTGCTATCAACATCGTTCCTACCAAGACCGGTGCCGCTGCTGCTGTTGCTCTCGTTCTCCCAGAGCTCAAGGGCAAGTTCGATGGTTTCGCAATGCGCGTTCCAGTCCCAACAGGTTCCGCTGTGGACTTGACCTTCGAGTCCGAGAAGTCTGATGTCACCGTTGAAGAAATCAACGCTGCTATCAAGGAAGCTGCTGAAGGCGAACTCAAGGGTATCCTCGCATACTCCGAAGAGCCACTCGTCTCCACCGACATCGTACACGATCCACACACCTCGATCTTCGATGCTGGCCTCACCAAGGTCATCGATGGTCAGGTCAAGATCATCTCTTGGTACGACAACGAATGGGGCTACTCCAACGCCCTCGTTTCCCTTGCCGAACTCGTTGCTTCCAAGTTCTGATTTCTCAAGAATTGATTGAGTAATGACTAGCGGGCCCGGGCATACGTGAGTGTGCCCGGGCCTTGCAGTTGCCATATCAGACCCTCGAATTTACAACCGATGTCCATTGCGACATCATCGATTCACCACAGAAGGACATTTATGAGGACTATTGACACGCTTGGCGATCTCGCCGGCAAGAAGGTTTTTGTGCGATCGGATTTCAACGTTCCGCTCGACGCCGATAAGAACATTACAGATGATGGCCGTATCAAGGCAGCGTTGCCTACAATTAAGCGTCTTGCTGATGCAGGTGCACGAGTTATCGTTGCTGCTCACCTCGGTCGTCCGAAGGGCAAAGTTAATCCTGATTTCTCGCTTGCTCCCGTAGCTAAGCGTCTCGGCGAGTTGCTGGGCAAGGACGTTGTACTCGCATCCGACACAATCGGCGAAAGTGCACATGCAGTTACCGCAGATATGGCGAATGGTGACGTCGTTCTTCTAGAGAATGTCCGTTTTGATCCTCGCGAGTCCTCTAAGGTCGACGCTGAACGCGAAGAGCTTGCTGCTGAATATGCAAAACTCGCTGATGCCTTCGTCTCCGATGGATTCGGCGTGGTACACCGCAAGCAAGCTTCGGTTTATGACATTGCTAAAGTCTTGCCGTCAGCAGCCGGCGAACTCGTTTTTAAGGAAATTGATTCGCTATCCAAGGCAACAGCAGAACCAGAGCGCCCATATACAGTCATTCTTGGTGGCGCTAAGGTCTCGGACAAGCTTGGCGTTATCGCTAACTTGCTGGAAAAAGCTGACCGCTTGATTATCGGTGGCGGAATGGCCTACACCTTCCTTAAAGCCAAAGGCTACGAAGTCGGCGCATCTCTTCTAGAAGAAGATCAAGTTGAAACAGCCAAGTCTTTCATCGATAAGGCTGCTGAAAAGGGTATCGAGTTCCTTCTGCCAATCGATACAATCGTCGCTCCAGAATTTAAGGCAGATGCTCCCGCAACTGTCGTTGCAGCTGACGCTATTCCGGCAGACAAGATGGGTCTAGATATCGGTCCGAAGACTGCGGATCTCTTCGCTAATGCCATTGCATCGTCGAAGACGGTAGCTTGGAACGGCCCAATGGGCGTTTTTGAGTTCGAAGCTTTCGCACAAGGTACAAAGGCTATTGCAGCTGCGCTAGAATCAGCAGCTGGCTTCACAATCGTTGGTGGCGGCGATTCTGCTGCTGCTGTTCGTCTCCTCGGTTTCGATGAGACAAAGTTTAACCATATTTCCACCGGCGGTGGCGCATCTCTCGAATACCTCGAGGGTAAAGAGCTACCTGGTATTGCAGTTCTGGAGGACTGATAATTATGACACGTACCCCAATTATGGCGGGCAACTGGAAGATGAACCTCGATCACCTCGAGGCAACCGCTCTGGTTCAGAAGCTTGGCTGGACACTCAACGATCTCAAGCACGATTTTTCGTCAGTTGAGTGTGTTGTTGTTCCACCATTTACCGATATCCGCTCCGTCCAGACTCTTGTTGAGGCAGAAAACTTCAAGATCACCTACGGCGCACAGGACGTTTCCATCAACGATGAAGGTGCTTTCACCGGTGAAATCTCAACCGGTATGCTGAACAAGCTTGGCGTCACATACGTCGTCGTTGGTCACTCCGAGCGACGCGAGTACCACGGTGAAACAAACGAATTGATCGGTCAGAAGGCTAAGAAGGTTCTTGATGCCGGTATGACCCCAATCGTGTGCTGCGGCGAAGCCCTCGAAGTTCGTAAAGAAGGCACGCACGTTGCCTACGTCCTCGGTCAGATTGAGGCCATGTTTGCAAAGCTCACTGCAGCAGAAGTAGCAAAACTTGTTGTTGCTTACGAGCCAATTTGGGCTATCGGCACCGGTGAAGTTGCAACGCCAGCCGATGCTCAGGAAGTGTGCGGTGCTATTCGCGGTAAGATTGCTGAGATGTTTGATGCCCCAACAGCTGAAGCTGTTCGTATCCAGTACGGTGGCTCAGTCAAGTCTTCGAACGTTGTTGAGATCATGGCACAGCCAGATGTTGACGGTGCACTTGTCGGCGGTGCTTCCCTCAGGGCAGAAGAATTTGCCAAGATTGTCACCTACAAGCAGGCATGATTTCGGCTTATACAGTTAAGTAGTCGTTTTCGTGACGAATCGCGCGGGTAAGAACTTTCATCTTACCCGCGCATTCTTGTATGCTGTAACAGGTACCTTATTCGTTAGAAAGAGTTCATATCGTGGCGATTCTCGAAATTATCATCACCGTTTTGCTGGTTATCTCCAGTCTATTGCTTATCGGCTCGATCCTTTTGCATAAAGGACGCGGCGGCGGTATCTCTGATATGTTTGGCGGTGGTATTTCAACCGCAATGCGTTCATCTGGAGTCGCCGAGAAAAATCTTAACCGAATCACAGTCATTGTGGCATTAGTGTGGATTACCTGTGTGATCTTGCTCGGCTTGATTACAAAAGTGAATTTCTAAAACCAGTATTTGCTTAATAGTTGGGGCTAGGCCAAAACTGACCTAGCCCCAACTATTGTTCCCAAGCTGTATGCGGGACTGAAAATTAATTAAATCAGTCCCGCACTGGACCTTTTAGTCTACCTGCGTTAGCGACTTCTTCGCTGCAGCTGCAATATTTTCTGGTGTCATCCCATATTCTTTCAAGAGGAAATTGCCGTTGGCAGATGCGCCGTAATGATCAATACCGACTGCCACGCCAGCATCACCAATAAGTGAACGCCAGCCGAATGTTGAGCCAGCTTCAACCGAGACACGAGCTTTTACACTGTGGGGGAGAACTGACTCACGATATTCAGAGTCTTCAGCCTCAAACCATTCAATACATGGCATAGATACAACACGAGCTCCAATACCTTCAGCAGCCAACAGCGAACGAGCTTCGAGGGCAACTGCTACTTCAGAACCGGTTGCGATCAAGATGACATCTACTTTTTCACTATCAGCCAGTACATATCCACCGCGCAAAACGCCTTCTGCAGAAGCGACTTCCTCGCGATCAAGAACCGGAAGGTTCTGACGAGATAGCACAATACCCGCTGGGTTGCTATCCCGCTCCAGAATTCCGCGCCATGCGTATGCTGTTTCATTCGCATCTGCGGGTCGAACAATGTCTAGACCAGGAATTGCACGATAGGACCACAAGTGCTCAATTGGCTGATGCGTTGGACCGTCCTCGCCGACCCCAACAGAGTCGTGTGTCCAAACAAAAATCGATGGCACATGCATGAGTGCTGCAAGGCGGACAGCGGGACGCATATAGTCAGAAAACACGAAGAAGGTTCCGCCGTATGGACGGGTTAAACCATGAAGAGAAATACCATTAAGGATGGCACCCATCGCGTGCTCACGAATACCGAAATGTAGGGTACGGCCATACTCGTTGCCGGCAAACAAACTGGATGAGCGACCAGCAGGCAGGAATGACGGTTCGCCAACCATAGTTGTGTTATTAGAACCAGCAAGATCGGCTGAACCACCCCACAGCTCAGGTAATACGTCTTTAATTGCCGTCAAGACCTTGCCGGAGGCAGCACGTGTCGCCATCGACGCACCCGCTT is a genomic window of Arcanobacterium phocae containing:
- the secG gene encoding preprotein translocase subunit SecG encodes the protein MAILEIIITVLLVISSLLLIGSILLHKGRGGGISDMFGGGISTAMRSSGVAEKNLNRITVIVALVWITCVILLGLITKVNF